CGTCCATTCCTCCACTCGAAAGATTCATCCGCGGCTCGTCCGCCGACGACGACAAACTCCTGGCGACACTCTCCGCGCTGAATCGAAGGTACGGCCCGTACGATGTGCATATCGCTCAGGCGAATTACCTCGACGACGCCGAAGGATTCAAATACCATGCATCGATCCGTGACCCCGACAAGGGGATGGTCGGCATACTCGAGAGAAAAATATACAAAGACGAGCAGGGGCGGATAGTTGTCGAAAATCGAGTGATGGATCTCGACGACGATGCCACGGGGAAGGGGTTCGCCACCGCGTTCAACTCCGCGATGGAGGGCTATTACCGCAGATCGGGAGTAGATCGACTGAAGGTTTTCGCGACGGACGACGGGGGGTACGCTTGGGCGCGTGCGGGATACGACTTCGACACGAGTCCAGGGCTCATCGAGTCTTCGGTTTCCTCGATCACGGATAAGATCCGCAAAATATACGATCAGTGCTCGCCGGCCGATCGGGTACAACTCGACGACATCCTGCGCAGATTCGGGGGGCGTGTCATCGAATATCCGTCGCCGAACGAACTCGCGAGTTTGACCGGTGACGACCACCAACTCGGCAAGACGTTGATGAAGGGTACAGCATGGTACGGAGTGAGGGTCCTGTGAACGTGACGCCCGCAGAAGAGGAATTCATTCGCGCTCGCAGCAAGGCGATGTCCGACGCATTCATGGACTTCGTGACATCACGCGCGCTGGACATGGACATGGACACCTGGCCGGATGCCGACCGCCGGGAATTCGATATCCGCAACCGTGCCCTGATAGAGGAATGGAAGCGCAAGGCGCGAGAGTTGCCCTAGTCACCAGCGCCCGCCGACCATGCCGCACCTCCGCGAGTGCCACACCACTGTGAGGTCTACTCACGGTTTGCCGCGGCCATGTGCCACTCACGGATGCTCCGGGGTGTTGATTGGTTCAGGGGCGGTTGAAGAGGCCGTCGACTATGCCAGTGGTGAAGGTGTTCCACTCGGCTGAGGTGAACTTCAGGGCCGGGCCGGTCGGGTTCTTGGAGTCACGTACGCCGACTCCGCCTCCGGTGAGGAACGCGACCTCCACGCATTCCTTACCGGCCTGACTACGGCTGCTCTTGAACCACTTTGCCCCGGATAGCTCAACGTCCACGCTGCTCATGCTCCCTCGCTACCTGCCGCAGCAGATTCCTGCTCGAATTGACATCCAAGGCAGCTTCCCTGATGCGGTCGTACCGCTGAGTGTAGAACCGCACGTCGTCGGCATCCTCGAGGTACATATCGCCCACCGCGCCTTCGAGGTAGACGACGGGCGGCTCGATCTGATCCACAGGGCCGCTATCCCCGAAGGAGAGGATGACGAAGGGAGGCATGGACACTCCGCCTGGGAACCCTGCATCGAATGGCAGCACGCGAATAGTGACGTTGTCCCTTGTGGACACATCTGCCAGATAGCGGTTTTGCGTCGCCATGACCGCATGGCTACCGGCCACGCGCCGTAGCGAGGCTTCGCCGATCACCACATCGAGTGTGACCGGCTGTGTCCTGCGGGTGACGATGTTCTGTCGCTGCGCCTTGATCTGTCCACGTTGCTTCCACTGCTCCGGCGTTTCCTCCGGACACGCGAGACGAACAAGCGCCCGGTCGTAGTCGGCAGTTTGGAGCAGACCCGGTATCAGGTCGGGCTGGTATGACACCAGCTTCCCCGCTGCCGCTTCCAGTCCGACGTATACGTCGAAGGTCTTGGGGATGAAGTCGCCGTACTGGTGCCACCAGCTTTTGACATTCGCCTGTTTGGCCAGTCCCACAAGCGCGGCTGCCAGATCCTCCGGCACGCCGTACAAGTCGCACGCTGCTTGGATATCGCGAGTCCGGATTCGCGAGTTCTGCCCTTTCTCCAGCCGCTGCAGACTGCTCGCTCCGATCTCCAGCAGGTTCGCGGCCTTCACCTGGGTCATGCCTGCACGCGTACGCCACTCGGTCAGGTACCTCCCGAGCTGACGACGCGGCAGAGTCGAACCGATTTCTGACAAGTGGACCTCCCCTTACCCCGTCACGGGCACCCCGAATCACCCGTCTCGCGTACATCCTCACACCGTTTGCGGTGCGCGTGCTGGGCTTTCGGGGACCTTTTTTCGGTGTACCCGATTCGGGGTGCCCGCACCTGCGCGCCGTTGTCTGATGACCGTGCGCACCGACCGGGGTTGGGATTGCGGAGTCCGCGGAGCGATCCACTCCAATCCGTCGACATACCAAGCGAGGACAGGGTCGTGCGCACCTCCTACCCGCCGATGCGACCCGAGGTCTTCTGATGGATGCGCCGATAGCTTTCGGAGACACCCCGCTGTCTCGCTGCCACTACTACCGACGAGTGTGCAACCTGCCCGCGACCGTGGACCCGCCCCAGATCGGCCGAATCGTCGTGCGAACCGGGATGGTCTGGGCGATAACCATGCCCGCCGTCCTCGGACAGCACGTGAAGGCGTGGATGCGCAACCACGGCCACGAGTCGGGGCCGATTCTGTCGCATCCGCGATCGAAACGGTGGACGTTCATCATCCGGCCGGATCTGCCGGACGACGTACCCCTGTTCGCCGAGATGTTCCGCTTGAACGTGTCCGTCATCCGCTACGGCGGGACGATCGCCTTGCCCAGCCCCGCCGACCGAGGAACCCAGTTCCGCGCGTGGGTAACACGGCCCGATACGGCATTTCGCCCTTCCGGCCGTGTGGTCGTCGCAGCGATCCGTAACTGCGTAGCCGAAAAGACCGCACGCCGCAGGCGGTTGGCCACGTATGCCTGACCGCCCGCCATCCCCCATCCCCTCCGAGCCGGACGTTCACCTGTCGGTGTTCTGGCACGGCGCCCGCCTCGACTTCGTCGCCTGCCTTACGGCCGCATGCCTGTTCGTCCAGGAATGGCGCGCCCACCACTGGCACGACGCAGTGCAGGTATCCACAGATTGCACCGACAGTTACCCGAGACTGCCGTGCGAACGGCTGTATCTACACCCCTGACATCGACTCCATCGCCGCCCGAGCGAACGTCGCGTTCCTCAAAAGTTGAAACGGAATGATCCGTTCTGTTACTCTTCAAACAGAACGAAGCATTCCGTTTCCGAAGGAGATCGCCATGAGCACCATCAAGCCCTTCCGGGTCGACATTCCGCAGACGCAGCTCGACGATCTGGCCGACCGTCTGCGCCGCTCCCTGTGGCCGAGCGAACTGCCCGGCGTCGGCGACTCCTATGGGGTGCCCGAGGGCCGGGTGCGCGGCCTGGCACAATACTGGCTGGAGACCTTCGACTGGCGGGCGCTCGAGGCGAAGCTGAACGCCTACCCGCAGTTCACCACCGAGATCGATGGCGAGAACATCTACTTTCTGCACATCCGGTCAGCTCGCGCGGACGCGCTGCCGGTGGTCCTGACCCACGGCTGGCCCGGCTCGGTGCTCGAGTTCCTCGACGTCATCGAGTCGCTTACCGCGCCGGAGTCGCCTGCGGAGCCCGCCTTCCACCTGGTGATTCCGGCGCTGCCCGGCATGGGCTTCTCCGGCCCGACGCACAGCACCGGCTGGACCATGCGTCGCGTCGCCAAGGCCTGGATCGAGCTGATGGATCGGCTCGGTTACCAGCGCTTCGGTGCGATCGGCAACGACGGCGGCTCGATGGTCTCCCCGGAGATCGGTCGGCTGGCACCGGACCGGGTGGTGGGTGTCCATGTGACACAGCTGTTTTCGTTCCCGTCCGGCGATCCGGCCGAGTTCGTCGACCTCTCGCCGGAGGATCTGGCGGCGCTCGAACACCTGAAGTGGTTCCAGGACAACAAGATGGCCTTCAACATCCTGTGCAGCCAGCAGCCGCAGACGCTGGCCTACGCGCTCTCCGATTCGCCGATCGGCCTGCTGGGTTGGAACGCACAGCTTTTCGGAGAGAGTCTGGACGCCGATTTCGTCATCGGCAACGTCGCCCTCTACTGGCTGACCGGCACCGCGGCCTCCTCGCTCCGGTACTACTACGAGGAGGCGCACAGCACCGACCGCCCGACCGGCTCGACCACGACCCCCACCGCGCTTGCCATGTTCAAGGGCGACTTCCAGTCGATCCGCCGGTTCGCCGAGCGTGACCACAGCAACATCGTCAGCTGGAACTCCTACGACGCAGGCTCGGCGATCGGCGGTCCGAACGATGCCGCAGGCCACTTCGCCGCACACGAGGCACCCGAACTGCTCGTCGGCGACATCCGGCGGTTCTTCGCCCAAGTCGGCTGAAGTCCGGCCGCGCTCCGAGGGCTGTCACCGGATCGGGTTTGCGTGGTTCCGCGAATCCAGTGAGCCGACTTCGGTTCACTGGATTCGCCCATTAGACGAAACGCACTGTGAGCCTTTTGTCCACCGGGTTCGACTCGTCCTGCTCGGCGGCTCTGATCAGCACGGAAGCGATCGCTTCGAAAGATTCGACGCCCATCAGTTCTCTGCTGATACCGGAGTTCTCCCAGACGATCTCGACCGGGCGTTCGACGTCCGTGGACAGGCGGTCCCACAGAGCGTTCAGGTTGTGCCCGTAGTACGGGCCGAAGTCCAGGGGTGCCCACAGAGCGTGGTGCAGGTCCGCATGGATCCGGATCCGTGTTCCATCGATGGTGACGCGCATGGTGTTGCTTCCAGTTCGACAGTTGGATGAAGGAGCCAGTGCGGCACTCTATGTCGTTTGGATGGCAGCTTCGAGCGGGCGAAAGACAGACGTTCGGGCGGCCCATACACCTCGACGGCCCGAAAAGGGCCTGAGGTGCGTTCCAGGACCGCCCGAACGTCTACCGAAACATCACTTGAGCAGCGCGCGCGACATCACCAGGCGCTGGATCTGGTTGGTGCCCTCGTAGATCTGGGTGATCTTCGCGTCGCGCATCATGCGCTCCACCGGGAAGTCGGTGGTGTAGCCGGCGCCGCCGAACAGCTGGACGGCGTTGGTGGTGACCTCCATGGCGACGTCGGAGGCGAAGCACTTGGCGGCGGCGGAGATGAAGCCGAGGTTCTGCTCGCCGCGCTCGGCGCGGGCGGCCGAGGTGTAGACCATGAGGCGAGCGGCCTCGATCTTCATCGCCATGTCGGCGAGCATGAACTGGGTGTTCTGGAAGTCGGCGATCGACTTGCCGAACTGCTTGCGGTCCTTGGTGTAGGCGATGGCCGCGTCCAGCGCGCCCTGAGCCAGGCCGACGGCCTGCGCGCCGATGGTGGGGCGGGTGTGGTCGAGGGTCTGCAGCGCGGTCTTGAAGCCGGTGCCCGGCGCGCCGATCATGCGGTCACCCGGCACCCGGCAGTTCTCGAAGTACAGCTCGGCGGTGGGCGAGCCCTTGATGCCGAGCTTGTGCTCCAGCGGGCCGACCACGAAGCCCTCGTCGTCCTTGTGCACCATGAACGCCGAGATGCCGTTGGCGCCCTTCTCCGCGTCGGTCACCGCCATCACGGTGTACCAGGACGACTTGCCGCCGTTGGTGATCCAGCATTTGGAGCCGTTGATGATCCAGTCGTCGCCATCCTGCTTGGCCCGGGTGCGCATGCCGGCCGCGTCGGAGCCGGCCTCGCGCTCCGACAGCGCGTAGGAGGCCATCTCACCGTTGACGATGTCCGGCAGCACCTTCTGCTTCAGCTCCTCGGAACCGTTCAGGATCAGGCCCATGGTGCCGAGCTTGTTGACGGCGGGGATCAGCGAAGACGACCCGCAGACGCGCGCGACCTCTTCGATGACGATGCAGGTGGCCACCGAGTCCGCGCCCTGGCCGCTGTAGGCCTCGGGCACGTGCACGGCGTTGAAGCCGGAGGCGTTGAGCGCGGTCAGCGCCTCCTCCGGGAAGCGGGAGTTGCCGTCGACGTCCTTGGCGTGCGGGGCGATCTCCTTCTCCGCGAGAGCGCGGATCGCTTCGCGCAGCTCATCGTGGAAGTCCTCGAGCTTGAACAGGTCGAAATCGGGGTTTCCCGCCATCGGGCTTCACTCCTGGTCGTCGGTGGTCGGCGCCGCTTTCCCTCGAACGAAAGCAGCACATCGGCACTCAGTGCCATCTAACCGTCGAGTATACCCACATGGACGGCAATCACGTGGGGAGATGATGTGGCACTCAGTGTCAGATCGGTCGCACTCCGGGTCAGCTCACAGGGTACCGAGCTTTCGAACCAGCAAGTCCGCGATCTGCCTGGGCGGGGCGTCGCGCGGGAACACCGCGACGACCAGCTCGTCGGGATTCACGGCACGGCCCGCGCCGCGCGGGATCGCGGCCAGCTCCACCCGCAGGTCGGCGGCGCCCGCGTCCGACTCGCCGCGCACCATCCGGCGCAGCAGGTAGTTGTGCGTCGCGGTCACGGCGGCGGCGAACTGCACCCGCGCCAGGTCGGGGGCGTCGGGCAGCCGCTCGCGCAGGTAGTCGGTGAACAACCGCTCGTAGCGGAACACCGTGACGATCTCGCGCTCCCGCAGCGCGGGCACCCGCCGCACCACCTGATACCGCCGCGCCGCGATCTCCCGCCACTGCGTGAAACGCTCGAAGACCTGCACCACCGCCGCGCACACCGCCTCCCACGGGTCGTCGGCCGACGCGGCCAGGAACTCCGCCGCTTGCGCCAGCTGCGACTCGTGGTCGGCGAAGATCACATCCTCTTTCGACCGGAACTGCCGGAAGAACGTCCGCCGGGAGATCCCCGCCGCTTCCGCGATCTCGTCCACCGTCGTCGCCTCGTACCCCTTCTCGGCGAACAACCGCAGCGCCTGATCCACCACCGTCAGTCGAAAGTGCGCGGTGTCGTCGTCTCCCCGCGTCCGAGCGATATCCCCTGTAGTCACGACCTCACACCGTAGTCAGCGGCCGGGAGAGCGAATCCCCCACACCGGGACCTTCTGAGTCCGACGAAGCCGGGACCGTGCGACCGCCGATGCCGGGCAGGGTCGATAGACGCACTTCAGGGCCGTCGATCCGGTATCGGTCAGACGGCCCTCGGAGTGCTTCAGCTGCTCAGCGCTGCCGGGGCGCCATCCGCCGGTGCGGTTCGCAATCCCGCCGAGCCGATGGCGGCGCGACGCGCACGCAGACCGCTGACCAGGCACAATGTGACGCCGAGCGTGAGCCAGGCGAGCAGGACGAGCACGGCGTGGGTTGCCCCGTGGCCGTCGAAGAAGGCGGTCGAGCGCAGCAACCGGCCACCAGCGCCGGGCGGCAGCGCCTGGCCGAGCGCGCCGGACCAGCCCGGCAGCATCTCGGGTGCGGTCGCCGTGCCCGAGAGGGGGTTGCCGATGAGCATCATCACCACGGCGCCGATCCCGATCCCGGCGTAGCCGAGCAGCGCCTCCAGCCCGAGGACGGTCAGCGCGGTGGCCGCGATGGACAGGCCGACGGCGCCGGTGTTGGCGAGGTAGGAACCGCTCAGCGAGCCGAGCCAGAACTGCAGGATCGCGGTCACGGCCAGGCCGCCGGTGAGCGCGAAGGCCAGCGCCCCGATGACCCGGCGGAATGTGCCGCGAACAAGCCGGGTCAGCAGCACCGCGGCCAGCAGACCACCCATGACCAGGGGCAAGGCGCCCGCGGACAAGCCTGCGCCGCGCGGATCGTCGGCGGGCAGAGCGACGAGGTCGCGGACCGCCGTGCCGGACGTCCCCG
Above is a genomic segment from Nocardia sputorum containing:
- a CDS encoding DUF397 domain-containing protein, producing MDVELSGAKWFKSSRSQAGKECVEVAFLTGGGVGVRDSKNPTGPALKFTSAEWNTFTTGIVDGLFNRP
- a CDS encoding TetR family transcriptional regulator; translation: MTTGDIARTRGDDDTAHFRLTVVDQALRLFAEKGYEATTVDEIAEAAGISRRTFFRQFRSKEDVIFADHESQLAQAAEFLAASADDPWEAVCAAVVQVFERFTQWREIAARRYQVVRRVPALREREIVTVFRYERLFTDYLRERLPDAPDLARVQFAAAVTATHNYLLRRMVRGESDAGAADLRVELAAIPRGAGRAVNPDELVVAVFPRDAPPRQIADLLVRKLGTL
- a CDS encoding helix-turn-helix domain-containing protein, translating into MSEIGSTLPRRQLGRYLTEWRTRAGMTQVKAANLLEIGASSLQRLEKGQNSRIRTRDIQAACDLYGVPEDLAAALVGLAKQANVKSWWHQYGDFIPKTFDVYVGLEAAAGKLVSYQPDLIPGLLQTADYDRALVRLACPEETPEQWKQRGQIKAQRQNIVTRRTQPVTLDVVIGEASLRRVAGSHAVMATQNRYLADVSTRDNVTIRVLPFDAGFPGGVSMPPFVILSFGDSGPVDQIEPPVVYLEGAVGDMYLEDADDVRFYTQRYDRIREAALDVNSSRNLLRQVAREHEQRGR
- a CDS encoding barstar family protein, which gives rise to MRVTIDGTRIRIHADLHHALWAPLDFGPYYGHNLNALWDRLSTDVERPVEIVWENSGISRELMGVESFEAIASVLIRAAEQDESNPVDKRLTVRFV
- a CDS encoding ABC transporter permease, whose product is MTTRAPLADPFPSRRPTVAGAVVLLTALVSVLLIAFAWPSVRSSVHDVPIAVAGPSPAVAQLRTALDQRLPGGFEISEVADTAAAERLIRDRKVYGAIDLSSGAPQVVVASAAGPAVAQTLQGVATGLGQPGTSGTAVRDLVALPADDPRGAGLSAGALPLVMGGLLAAVLLTRLVRGTFRRVIGALAFALTGGLAVTAILQFWLGSLSGSYLANTGAVGLSIAATALTVLGLEALLGYAGIGIGAVVMMLIGNPLSGTATAPEMLPGWSGALGQALPPGAGGRLLRSTAFFDGHGATHAVLVLLAWLTLGVTLCLVSGLRARRAAIGSAGLRTAPADGAPAALSS
- a CDS encoding epoxide hydrolase family protein, which codes for MSTIKPFRVDIPQTQLDDLADRLRRSLWPSELPGVGDSYGVPEGRVRGLAQYWLETFDWRALEAKLNAYPQFTTEIDGENIYFLHIRSARADALPVVLTHGWPGSVLEFLDVIESLTAPESPAEPAFHLVIPALPGMGFSGPTHSTGWTMRRVAKAWIELMDRLGYQRFGAIGNDGGSMVSPEIGRLAPDRVVGVHVTQLFSFPSGDPAEFVDLSPEDLAALEHLKWFQDNKMAFNILCSQQPQTLAYALSDSPIGLLGWNAQLFGESLDADFVIGNVALYWLTGTAASSLRYYYEEAHSTDRPTGSTTTPTALAMFKGDFQSIRRFAERDHSNIVSWNSYDAGSAIGGPNDAAGHFAAHEAPELLVGDIRRFFAQVG
- a CDS encoding DNA-directed RNA polymerase subunit beta; its protein translation is MDAPIAFGDTPLSRCHYYRRVCNLPATVDPPQIGRIVVRTGMVWAITMPAVLGQHVKAWMRNHGHESGPILSHPRSKRWTFIIRPDLPDDVPLFAEMFRLNVSVIRYGGTIALPSPADRGTQFRAWVTRPDTAFRPSGRVVVAAIRNCVAEKTARRRRLATYA
- a CDS encoding acyl-CoA dehydrogenase, translated to MAGNPDFDLFKLEDFHDELREAIRALAEKEIAPHAKDVDGNSRFPEEALTALNASGFNAVHVPEAYSGQGADSVATCIVIEEVARVCGSSSLIPAVNKLGTMGLILNGSEELKQKVLPDIVNGEMASYALSEREAGSDAAGMRTRAKQDGDDWIINGSKCWITNGGKSSWYTVMAVTDAEKGANGISAFMVHKDDEGFVVGPLEHKLGIKGSPTAELYFENCRVPGDRMIGAPGTGFKTALQTLDHTRPTIGAQAVGLAQGALDAAIAYTKDRKQFGKSIADFQNTQFMLADMAMKIEAARLMVYTSAARAERGEQNLGFISAAAKCFASDVAMEVTTNAVQLFGGAGYTTDFPVERMMRDAKITQIYEGTNQIQRLVMSRALLK